The Amycolatopsis sp. DG1A-15b genome window below encodes:
- a CDS encoding class I SAM-dependent methyltransferase: protein MGYSFSLGDVAYLRSGAGAAALAEVSALPLTDRIASVAQVRRLVGEEHAAAVLETVLLRRKAVGKLSGVDWLFTSDALQQASASVVARHRAARFAGLDVHDLTCSVGADLVEIARVARRALGSDVDPVRLEMARHNGAAAGVAFGLARADALRPASRSSVIVADPARRDSAGRRAWKPADFAPPLDGLVEACPGRPLAIKCAPGLDFALTPWAEEVELVSLDGQVRESCLWRGFGTGVTRRATVLRSDGTQWTVTDAEPDELPTREPGEWIVDPDGAVVRAGLVRHYAARHGLWQLDERIAYLTGDTPPPGVRAFRVLEHGPYTEKALKAVLKRHDVGRLEILVRGLDVDPDALRRRLKPRGGAEASVVLTRIGRSPVAFLCRAERIT, encoded by the coding sequence TTGGGTTATTCGTTCAGCCTCGGTGACGTCGCCTACCTGCGCTCCGGTGCAGGTGCGGCGGCGCTCGCCGAGGTCTCGGCGCTGCCGCTGACCGACCGGATCGCGTCCGTGGCGCAGGTCCGCCGGCTGGTCGGCGAGGAACACGCGGCCGCCGTCCTGGAAACCGTGCTGCTGCGGCGGAAAGCCGTCGGCAAACTGTCCGGCGTGGACTGGCTGTTCACCTCCGACGCGCTCCAGCAGGCGAGCGCGTCGGTCGTGGCGCGGCACCGGGCCGCCCGGTTCGCCGGGCTCGACGTCCACGACCTCACGTGCTCGGTGGGTGCGGACCTCGTCGAAATCGCCCGGGTCGCGCGGCGCGCGCTCGGGTCCGATGTGGACCCGGTGCGGCTGGAAATGGCCCGCCACAACGGAGCTGCGGCGGGAGTCGCATTCGGACTCGCGCGGGCCGACGCCCTGCGTCCGGCCAGCCGCTCCAGCGTCATCGTCGCCGACCCCGCCCGCCGGGACTCCGCCGGGCGCCGGGCGTGGAAACCCGCCGACTTCGCGCCGCCCCTGGACGGGCTGGTCGAGGCCTGCCCGGGACGTCCCCTGGCGATCAAGTGCGCTCCCGGCCTCGACTTCGCGCTCACGCCGTGGGCGGAGGAGGTCGAACTCGTGTCCCTCGACGGCCAGGTGCGTGAATCCTGCCTCTGGCGCGGCTTCGGCACCGGCGTCACCCGCCGGGCGACCGTGCTGCGCTCGGACGGGACACAGTGGACGGTCACCGACGCCGAACCGGACGAACTGCCCACGCGCGAGCCGGGGGAGTGGATCGTCGACCCCGACGGCGCCGTCGTCCGGGCCGGGCTGGTCCGCCACTACGCGGCACGGCACGGGTTGTGGCAGCTGGACGAACGCATCGCGTACCTGACCGGCGACACCCCGCCACCGGGGGTGCGGGCGTTCCGCGTCCTGGAGCACGGGCCGTACACCGAGAAGGCGTTGAAGGCCGTCCTCAAGCGACACGACGTCGGGCGGCTGGAAATCCTGGTGCGGGGTCTCGACGTCGACCCGGACGCGCTGCGGCGGCGCCTGAAACCCCGTGGCGGCGCGGAAGCGTCGGTGGTGCTGACGCGGATCGGGCGGTCGCCGGTGGCGTTCCTGTGTCGCGCCGAAAGAATCACGTGA
- a CDS encoding HAD family acid phosphatase, with protein MSGKWSGLVKLAAAAAIGATVASGATALAGSDESTAARSKEPANIGQVKLDVKAYYGDYVDAAGKHHYSDTSRFVKDTNRVVSDAKRFLQQQLGRVKSPAIVLDVDDTSEVTYGWEADNDFGFDPVKQQQAIDNGTFVANKPVLELANWAAQHGVKVYFLTGRNEFQGPQSLKNLANEGFPAPAGAFFKPKTTAPDYLPCGLTCTTVQYKSGTRAHIEATGAKIVLNLGDQFSDLEGGHALRPVKLPNPMYYLP; from the coding sequence GTGTCCGGAAAATGGTCAGGTCTCGTCAAGCTCGCCGCCGCCGCGGCCATCGGCGCCACCGTCGCCTCGGGCGCCACCGCGCTCGCCGGCTCGGACGAATCGACCGCCGCGCGGTCGAAGGAGCCGGCCAACATCGGCCAGGTCAAGCTCGACGTCAAGGCGTACTACGGCGACTACGTCGACGCCGCGGGCAAGCACCACTACTCCGACACGAGCCGGTTCGTGAAGGACACCAACCGGGTCGTCTCCGACGCGAAGCGCTTCCTGCAGCAGCAGCTGGGCCGGGTGAAGAGCCCGGCGATCGTGCTGGACGTCGACGACACGTCCGAGGTCACCTACGGCTGGGAGGCCGACAACGACTTCGGTTTCGACCCGGTCAAGCAGCAGCAGGCGATCGACAACGGCACGTTCGTCGCGAACAAGCCGGTGCTGGAGCTGGCCAACTGGGCGGCGCAGCACGGCGTCAAGGTGTACTTCCTGACCGGCCGCAACGAGTTCCAGGGCCCGCAGTCGCTGAAGAACCTCGCCAACGAGGGCTTCCCGGCCCCGGCCGGCGCGTTCTTCAAGCCGAAGACGACCGCGCCGGACTACCTGCCGTGCGGGCTGACCTGCACCACCGTCCAGTACAAGTCGGGCACGCGGGCGCACATCGAGGCGACGGGCGCGAAGATCGTGCTCAACCTCGGCGACCAGTTCAGCGACCTCGAAGGCGGTCACGCGCTGCGCCCGGTCAAGCTGCCGAACCCGATGTACTACCTGCCCTGA
- a CDS encoding class I SAM-dependent methyltransferase produces MTDVNDPAPNPHATAEEVQAAYADPKLANVLYHDWEAGTYDEKWSISYDERCISYATDVFNAVAGEDGQPYQHAMELGSGTGFFLLNLMQGGVAKKGSVTDLSPGMVQVALRNAEKLGLDVDGRVADAERIPYDDNTFDLVVGHAVLHHIPDVQAAFREVLRVLKPGGRFVFAGEPTKIGDFYARKLGQFTWFLTTRVTKLPVLSGWRRPQSELDESSRAAALEAVVDIHTFDPSELEAWARGAGAQDVRAVTEEFAAALAGWPIRTFEAAVPAEKLTVRWRLFAYRLWLRLSAVDKKVLAKVLPRELFYNVMITGTKRPS; encoded by the coding sequence TTGACCGACGTGAACGACCCGGCGCCGAACCCGCACGCCACCGCCGAAGAGGTCCAGGCGGCCTACGCCGACCCGAAGCTGGCGAACGTGCTGTACCACGACTGGGAAGCCGGCACCTACGACGAGAAGTGGTCGATCTCGTACGACGAACGCTGCATCTCCTACGCCACGGACGTGTTCAACGCCGTCGCGGGCGAGGACGGCCAGCCCTACCAGCACGCGATGGAGCTGGGCAGCGGCACCGGTTTCTTCCTGCTGAACCTGATGCAGGGCGGCGTCGCCAAGAAGGGCTCGGTCACCGACCTCTCGCCCGGCATGGTCCAGGTCGCGCTGCGCAACGCCGAGAAGCTCGGCCTCGACGTCGACGGCCGGGTCGCCGACGCCGAGCGCATCCCCTACGACGACAACACCTTCGACCTGGTGGTCGGGCACGCGGTGCTGCACCACATCCCGGACGTCCAGGCGGCGTTCCGCGAGGTGCTGCGCGTGCTCAAGCCGGGCGGCCGGTTCGTCTTCGCCGGCGAACCGACCAAGATCGGCGACTTCTACGCCCGCAAGCTCGGCCAGTTCACCTGGTTCCTGACCACCCGGGTCACGAAGCTGCCGGTGCTGAGCGGCTGGCGGCGTCCGCAGTCCGAACTGGACGAGTCGTCACGCGCCGCCGCGCTCGAAGCCGTGGTCGACATCCACACCTTCGACCCGTCGGAGCTGGAGGCGTGGGCCCGCGGCGCCGGCGCCCAGGACGTCCGCGCGGTCACCGAGGAGTTCGCCGCCGCGCTCGCGGGCTGGCCGATCCGGACGTTCGAGGCCGCGGTGCCGGCCGAGAAGCTCACCGTGCGCTGGCGGCTGTTCGCCTACCGCCTGTGGCTGCGGCTGTCCGCCGTGGACAAGAAGGTCCTGGCCAAGGTCCTGCCGCGGGAGCTGTTCTACAACGTCATGATCACCGGGACCAAGCGGCCGTCCTGA
- a CDS encoding LysR family transcriptional regulator: MRTFLAVHRAGSLTGAAPSLGLSQPTVTAQVRALEDQLGQQLFVRRARGVTPTSVADELAARIAPHIDALTGVVAKQPDPFAAPVHLAGPAELTTARVLPALAGLVACGLELRVTFGLADDLLTGLAQRRFDLVVSTIRPRGRGFTATPLTDEEFVLVGPRGFTGDPRTAPLVAYAEDLPIIRRYWRSVLGTRPPAGPAVVVPDLRGVLAGVLAGFGVSVLPRYLCAAELASGELVALLEPEEPPINTLFAVTRTEPCRPGPAAVRDALLADAARW; encoded by the coding sequence CTGCGCACGTTCCTGGCCGTCCACCGGGCCGGCTCGCTGACCGGCGCGGCACCGTCGCTGGGCCTGTCCCAGCCGACGGTGACCGCGCAGGTCAGGGCCTTGGAGGACCAGCTCGGCCAGCAGCTGTTCGTCCGGCGCGCCCGCGGCGTGACCCCGACGTCGGTGGCCGACGAGCTGGCCGCCAGGATCGCCCCGCACATCGACGCGCTCACCGGCGTCGTCGCGAAGCAGCCGGATCCGTTCGCGGCTCCCGTGCACCTGGCCGGGCCCGCCGAGCTCACCACCGCCCGGGTCCTGCCCGCACTGGCCGGCCTGGTGGCGTGCGGGCTCGAGCTGCGGGTGACGTTCGGCCTGGCCGACGACCTCCTGACGGGGCTCGCGCAGCGGCGCTTCGACCTGGTCGTCTCGACGATCCGCCCCCGCGGCCGCGGCTTCACGGCCACCCCGCTGACCGACGAGGAGTTCGTCCTGGTCGGCCCCCGCGGCTTCACCGGCGACCCCCGGACGGCGCCGCTGGTGGCCTACGCCGAGGACCTGCCGATCATCCGCCGCTACTGGCGTTCGGTCCTGGGCACGCGCCCGCCCGCGGGGCCCGCGGTCGTGGTCCCGGACCTGCGCGGAGTCCTGGCCGGCGTGCTGGCGGGCTTCGGCGTCAGCGTGCTGCCGCGGTACCTCTGCGCGGCGGAGCTGGCATCGGGGGAGCTGGTCGCGCTCCTGGAGCCGGAGGAGCCACCGATCAACACGCTTTTCGCGGTCACCCGGACGGAGCCCTGCCGGCCGGGGCCCGCGGCGGTGCGGGACGCACTGCTCGCGGACGCCGCCCGGTGGTGA
- a CDS encoding DUF427 domain-containing protein yields MAKQVLQPGPDHPITVEPTKARVVVKAGGRVIADSRNALTLQESTYPAVQYIPLADVDAGVLERTDHETYCPYKGEAGYFSLNAGDVQGENAVWTYAKPYDAVAPIKDHVAFYPNVVDSIELIED; encoded by the coding sequence ATGGCGAAGCAGGTTCTGCAGCCGGGCCCGGACCACCCGATCACCGTCGAGCCGACCAAGGCACGCGTGGTGGTCAAGGCGGGCGGGCGCGTGATCGCGGACAGCCGCAACGCGCTCACCCTGCAGGAATCCACGTACCCGGCGGTCCAGTACATCCCGCTGGCGGACGTCGACGCGGGCGTGCTGGAGCGCACCGACCACGAGACGTACTGCCCGTACAAGGGCGAGGCCGGCTACTTCTCGCTCAACGCGGGTGACGTGCAGGGCGAGAACGCCGTCTGGACGTACGCGAAGCCGTACGACGCGGTCGCGCCGATCAAGGACCACGTCGCGTTCTACCCGAACGTCGTGGACTCGATCGAGCTGATCGAGGACTGA